In the genome of Spirochaetia bacterium, one region contains:
- the hslV gene encoding ATP-dependent protease subunit HslV has translation MEQYRGTTIVAVKKDGKVALAGDGQVTAGNTILKGNARKVRQLYDGQVVTGFAGGTADAFTLFEHFEQKLKKYSGDLVRSAVEMAKLWRADQQLRQLDAQMIVANNDKILLLTGVGDVVEPEYNVMAIGSGGNFALSAALAYIDAKVDMDAREIAYRSVKIASSLCIYTDDKILVEVPGEPETFMDATKKN, from the coding sequence ATGGAACAATACAGAGGAACTACAATCGTAGCAGTGAAGAAAGACGGTAAGGTTGCATTGGCCGGTGACGGACAGGTAACTGCCGGAAACACTATTCTAAAGGGAAATGCACGGAAGGTCCGTCAGCTTTATGACGGACAGGTCGTTACCGGTTTTGCCGGTGGAACGGCTGATGCCTTTACCCTTTTTGAGCACTTTGAACAGAAACTGAAGAAATATTCCGGCGACTTGGTACGGTCGGCAGTGGAAATGGCAAAGCTATGGAGAGCTGACCAGCAACTGAGGCAGCTTGATGCACAGATGATCGTGGCGAACAATGACAAGATTCTCCTGCTTACCGGCGTCGGTGATGTCGTTGAACCGGAATACAATGTAATGGCTATCGGAAGCGGCGGAAACTTTGCGCTTTCTGCAGCTCTGGCATATATTGATGCAAAAGTGGATATGGATGCACGTGAGATTGCCTACAGAAGCGTCAAGATTGCATCGTCCCTGTGCATCTATACCGATGACAAGATTTTGGTTGAGGTTCCAGGTGAACCTGAAACCTTTATGGATGCTACAAAGAAAAATTAG